A single genomic interval of uncultured Desulfobacter sp. harbors:
- a CDS encoding sulfite exporter TauE/SafE family protein translates to MKLKFKWFVLFLTAAALMLPMMAATPVMADPLADAIAAVPQGTGPGQIDPSAPAGIFGIPGAPAPGLLLCFCWAVWAGWIFSTIGAFGGVMAGVGHISIYGMGAYAKTFQDTSPTINKMLTDSIRVSNQWMVGLSALVSSITYGRQKRLVTSLGAFLGAGALFATFLVVFTTAGKVKFSQYQGWFGLCVFLIFAFMVYEMSPKGQASKKAAKAAVKAFENTVKNKGSIKGQGVKTLHWSLTRTEISFFGQKFSFSPIWAFIGGFCISAMASFIGVGGGFLYVPFLTSVVGLPMFVVAGTSSLAVLIGMVFSIFNFMVLKGVMVYWPMIGLELVGVFVGSMIGPRTGKYIPEKALKWLFLVLAFYIGIRYTLRGFFGIAML, encoded by the coding sequence ATGAAATTGAAGTTTAAGTGGTTTGTATTATTTTTGACGGCAGCAGCACTGATGCTGCCGATGATGGCTGCGACGCCTGTTATGGCTGACCCGCTTGCCGATGCCATTGCCGCTGTGCCCCAGGGCACGGGACCGGGCCAGATTGATCCGTCGGCACCGGCAGGTATTTTCGGCATTCCTGGCGCACCGGCTCCGGGTTTATTGCTCTGCTTTTGTTGGGCCGTTTGGGCCGGCTGGATTTTCTCAACCATAGGCGCGTTCGGTGGGGTTATGGCCGGCGTGGGTCATATTTCCATTTACGGAATGGGCGCCTATGCCAAAACATTTCAGGATACCTCTCCCACCATCAACAAGATGCTCACCGACAGCATCCGTGTTTCCAACCAGTGGATGGTGGGGCTTTCCGCCCTTGTCTCCAGCATCACCTACGGTAGACAGAAACGTCTGGTGACGTCGTTAGGGGCATTTCTAGGTGCTGGTGCACTTTTTGCCACGTTTCTGGTGGTATTCACCACCGCCGGAAAAGTGAAATTTTCACAATACCAGGGCTGGTTCGGCTTATGTGTATTTCTGATCTTTGCCTTCATGGTCTATGAAATGTCCCCCAAAGGCCAGGCCTCGAAAAAAGCAGCCAAGGCTGCTGTCAAGGCATTTGAAAATACGGTCAAAAATAAGGGTTCCATTAAAGGTCAGGGGGTAAAAACCCTGCATTGGAGTCTTACCAGAACAGAAATTTCTTTTTTCGGTCAAAAATTTTCATTCAGCCCCATCTGGGCCTTTATCGGGGGCTTTTGTATCTCCGCGATGGCCTCCTTCATCGGTGTCGGCGGTGGCTTTCTTTACGTGCCTTTTTTGACCAGTGTTGTGGGACTTCCTATGTTCGTAGTTGCCGGAACCTCATCTCTGGCGGTTCTCATCGGGATGGTTTTTTCTATTTTCAATTTCATGGTCCTCAAAGGGGTCATGGTTTACTGGCCCATGATCGGCCTTGAACTTGTGGGCGTATTTGTTGGTTCCATGATCGGCCCCAGAACCGGAAAATACATTCCTGAAAAGGCATTGAAATGGCTTTTCCTGGTATTGGCGTTCTACATCGGCATCCGGTATACACTGAGAGGTTTTTTCGGTATTGCAATGCTTTAG
- a CDS encoding 2Fe-2S iron-sulfur cluster-binding protein, which produces MIEITINGQTVAAKKGDTVLKAARAHGIPIPYLCFHPALKPSGACRLCGVETGPVSGKKVVMLSCILKVKPGLEIRTESDLVTAHRQKAFEKLLSMAPNSVRIRELAEKFNVPVAPKPDSCIRCRLCVRVCKDIIGARAIAIVKTETGSHVGPGDGTCIGCGTCANLCPTQFICVQDQDNVRVVSIGDNVLSRLPLERCEACGGRYATARFLAHVDDNTGNHVHTAGQEHHFCPSCTKLMSRRARTENKHLRK; this is translated from the coding sequence ATGATTGAAATTACGATTAACGGGCAAACCGTAGCGGCAAAAAAAGGTGACACCGTTTTGAAAGCCGCCCGGGCACATGGAATTCCCATTCCCTACCTATGCTTTCATCCGGCGCTCAAACCCTCTGGGGCATGCCGTCTTTGTGGCGTGGAAACCGGTCCGGTTTCAGGCAAAAAAGTAGTAATGCTCTCCTGTATCCTCAAGGTCAAACCCGGGCTTGAAATCAGAACCGAATCGGATTTGGTGACAGCCCACAGGCAGAAAGCCTTTGAAAAGCTGCTGTCCATGGCACCAAACTCGGTACGAATCCGGGAACTGGCTGAAAAATTCAATGTGCCGGTGGCACCGAAGCCGGATAGTTGCATCCGCTGCAGGCTTTGTGTTCGGGTATGTAAGGACATAATAGGCGCAAGGGCCATTGCCATAGTAAAAACCGAAACCGGCAGCCATGTAGGGCCCGGTGACGGTACCTGCATCGGCTGCGGGACCTGTGCCAATCTATGCCCCACCCAATTTATATGCGTCCAGGACCAGGACAATGTCAGAGTCGTTTCCATTGGCGACAACGTTTTAAGCCGACTGCCCCTTGAGCGATGCGAAGCCTGCGGCGGGCGCTATGCAACGGCCCGGTTTCTGGCCCATGTGGACGACAATACAGGCAATCACGTCCATACCGCCGGACAAGAGCATCATTTCTGCCCGTCATGCACCAAACTGATGTCCCGTCGAGCGCGTACGGAAAATAAGCATTTAAGAAAATAA
- a CDS encoding CBS domain-containing protein, which produces MKVNDLIKGDTGHFYTVKGDQTVFHALQQMSAYGVSAVMVMADEMPAGIFTERDLIRCRILFPDKQTDQVTIDKVMTSKLIVAEPQDSVDAAMAMMIKARIRHLPVVGDGRPCQGPCRGIDPGTSLSEGLYNRSPGCGP; this is translated from the coding sequence ATGAAGGTCAACGATTTGATTAAAGGCGATACAGGTCATTTTTATACGGTGAAAGGCGATCAAACCGTCTTCCATGCTTTACAACAGATGTCCGCCTATGGGGTCTCTGCGGTGATGGTGATGGCAGATGAAATGCCGGCAGGCATCTTCACGGAAAGGGACCTGATCCGCTGCCGGATACTGTTTCCTGACAAACAAACCGACCAGGTGACCATTGACAAGGTAATGACATCCAAACTGATTGTGGCGGAACCACAGGATTCCGTGGATGCAGCCATGGCCATGATGATCAAAGCACGGATTCGTCATCTGCCCGTGGTGGGAGACGGAAGACCTTGTCAAGGCCCATGTAGGGGCATTGACCCAGGAACTTCACTATCTGAAGGATTATATAACCGATCTCCAGGATGCGGCCCATGA
- a CDS encoding FAD-dependent oxidoreductase: MDKICPVRQTILFLTQLIGPKGLPDPKGRRICEQILVLAEEIAEGTAGEEHLPAIEALVKEFNDARNPEQTRQAGRTIQGLLTDHREVFINHIQTRNCPTHDCGKLAPSPCQMACPAGIDIPTYLALIAQGKDAEAIEVIRRDNPLPWVCGLICTRPCEMMCVRARIDKAISIKFLKAFAAERAMSERAYTNPIPQPANGKKVCVVGAGPGGLSCAYYLALLGYGVRIIEALPVPGGMLMVGIPRYRLPGEVIDREVAMIEDLGVEIQYSTRFGKDVTKDELDREGFEAYCIAIGAHKAWTLSIEGEKKFPKVIEAVRFLRDVALGDHHCPGKNVVVVGGGNVAIDAARTSLRLGAERVTIAYRRTRDQMPADVEEVEQAEEEGIEFAFLTIPTAVKGERQNIHALSCIKAELKAKKGSNRLAPVPIEGGEFEIRADVVISAIGQYVDNEGMEAFTGINWNRRGTIDVNHAGMETAQPGVFAAGDAVSGPATVIEAIGGGKRAADAIDRYLRGIPQPRAPRTPVRHKTEPVIEMTAHEKMTIKPPEMPMLNLYRRRTTFQQVELGYEEADVRREAARCLRCDICRRCGKCVDICRDKMGINALKLGYLDFDESGPTDFRVTAESCITCGACAANCENNALIIDEKDGRRRLLLCGTILNSQTIQYCESCGAKLGSVEYTRFIAGKTRSMTQATETRLLCNKCLRQKAAVSNAANSGALPIP, translated from the coding sequence ATGGACAAGATCTGCCCGGTTCGACAAACCATCCTTTTTTTAACCCAGCTGATCGGCCCCAAAGGACTGCCCGACCCAAAGGGACGACGAATTTGCGAACAAATTCTGGTTCTGGCCGAGGAAATCGCCGAAGGCACGGCAGGAGAGGAACATCTGCCTGCCATTGAAGCCCTGGTCAAGGAATTTAATGATGCTCGCAACCCGGAACAAACCCGGCAGGCAGGCAGGACCATTCAAGGGCTGCTGACCGATCACCGGGAGGTATTTATCAACCATATCCAGACCCGGAACTGTCCGACCCACGACTGTGGAAAACTTGCCCCCTCCCCCTGCCAGATGGCATGTCCCGCCGGGATTGACATCCCCACGTACCTTGCGCTCATTGCCCAGGGAAAGGACGCCGAAGCCATTGAGGTGATCAGACGGGACAATCCGTTGCCCTGGGTGTGCGGCCTGATCTGTACCCGCCCCTGCGAAATGATGTGTGTCAGGGCCAGGATCGACAAGGCCATCTCCATTAAATTTCTCAAAGCGTTTGCGGCCGAACGCGCCATGTCCGAACGGGCCTATACCAATCCAATCCCACAGCCTGCCAACGGCAAAAAGGTATGTGTGGTCGGCGCAGGCCCCGGCGGTCTTTCCTGTGCCTATTATCTGGCGCTCTTGGGATATGGCGTCAGGATCATTGAGGCCTTGCCCGTGCCCGGCGGCATGCTCATGGTGGGTATTCCCCGGTATCGCCTGCCGGGAGAAGTCATTGACCGGGAAGTGGCCATGATTGAAGACCTGGGCGTAGAAATCCAGTACAGCACCCGGTTCGGCAAGGATGTCACCAAGGACGAACTGGACCGGGAGGGATTTGAGGCCTATTGCATCGCCATTGGTGCCCATAAGGCATGGACGTTGAGTATTGAGGGGGAAAAGAAATTTCCCAAAGTCATTGAAGCGGTCCGTTTTCTAAGGGATGTCGCCCTGGGCGATCACCACTGTCCGGGAAAAAATGTGGTGGTGGTGGGCGGTGGCAACGTAGCCATTGACGCGGCCCGTACCAGCCTGCGCCTGGGCGCCGAGCGCGTCACCATTGCCTACAGACGAACCCGGGACCAAATGCCTGCCGATGTGGAGGAGGTGGAACAGGCCGAAGAGGAAGGCATTGAATTCGCTTTTCTGACCATTCCCACCGCGGTAAAGGGTGAAAGGCAGAATATTCATGCCCTTTCATGTATCAAGGCGGAACTGAAAGCCAAAAAAGGCTCCAACCGCCTGGCACCGGTTCCCATTGAAGGCGGGGAGTTTGAGATCCGGGCAGATGTCGTAATCTCCGCCATTGGTCAGTATGTGGACAACGAAGGTATGGAAGCGTTTACCGGCATCAACTGGAACCGCCGGGGCACCATTGATGTTAACCACGCGGGTATGGAAACGGCCCAGCCAGGCGTCTTTGCCGCCGGTGACGCGGTCTCCGGCCCTGCCACAGTGATCGAAGCCATTGGCGGCGGCAAACGGGCGGCTGACGCCATTGACCGCTACCTTCGCGGTATTCCCCAGCCTCGCGCCCCCAGAACGCCGGTACGCCACAAGACGGAACCCGTTATTGAAATGACGGCTCACGAAAAAATGACCATTAAACCGCCGGAAATGCCCATGCTGAACCTTTACCGGCGCAGAACGACGTTTCAGCAGGTGGAACTGGGGTATGAGGAAGCCGATGTCCGCCGGGAAGCGGCCCGGTGCCTGCGCTGTGATATCTGCCGGCGTTGCGGCAAATGCGTGGATATCTGCCGGGATAAAATGGGGATCAACGCCCTGAAGCTGGGATACCTTGACTTTGATGAAAGCGGCCCCACCGATTTCAGAGTCACGGCGGAAAGCTGTATCACCTGTGGAGCATGTGCGGCCAATTGTGAAAATAATGCATTAATTATTGATGAAAAAGATGGCCGGCGAAGGCTTTTGCTGTGCGGCACCATCCTGAACAGCCAGACTATCCAGTATTGTGAATCCTGCGGTGCAAAGCTCGGCTCCGTCGAATATACCCGCTTTATTGCCGGAAAAACCAGAAGCATGACACAGGCCACGGAAACGCGGTTGCTTTGTAATAAATGCCTGCGCCAAAAAGCTGCGGTTTCCAACGCCGCAAACAGCGGTGCGTTACCCATCCCATAG
- a CDS encoding 4Fe-4S dicluster domain-containing protein: MSQYYLFQDTKKCIGCHTCEVACKANKKLPPGPKLCQIIQVGPKTVGEVPRTSFIYMSCFHCENPWCVSACPTGAMQQRSKDGIVFVDQDLCVGCKTCISACPWGAPQWNQEIGKVEKCDFCMDRIDQGLDPACVTSCTTGCLKFGTVEEMTQIRRERHAASVTSFENTSF; this comes from the coding sequence ATGAGCCAATACTACCTGTTTCAGGATACTAAAAAATGCATCGGCTGCCACACTTGCGAGGTAGCGTGCAAGGCCAATAAAAAATTACCCCCAGGGCCGAAACTCTGCCAGATTATCCAGGTGGGTCCCAAGACCGTTGGAGAGGTGCCAAGGACATCATTTATTTATATGTCCTGCTTTCATTGCGAAAACCCCTGGTGCGTTTCGGCCTGCCCCACCGGCGCCATGCAGCAGCGCAGCAAAGACGGAATCGTATTTGTGGACCAGGACCTTTGCGTGGGATGCAAAACCTGCATATCCGCCTGTCCCTGGGGGGCTCCCCAGTGGAACCAGGAGATCGGCAAGGTTGAAAAATGCGATTTCTGCATGGATCGAATCGACCAGGGCCTTGACCCTGCCTGCGTGACCAGCTGCACCACAGGCTGCCTTAAATTCGGCACGGTCGAAGAAATGACTCAGATCCGAAGGGAGCGCCATGCAGCATCCGTGACTTCCTTTGAGAACACAAGCTTTTAA
- a CDS encoding molybdopterin-dependent oxidoreductase, with protein MTKESVFSVCGMCTVRCPIQVEVENGQVEFISGNPHVPAMKGAVCPRGAAGTALLNDSERPQTPLIRAGERGEGKWRNVGWDEALDYVAEKLNRIKDEYGARAISFSDRGGPFRDMHRAFLKGLGTPNYNNHDSSCARNVQHAARSLTGMGRKAVAYDFKNAKHVVLQFRNIFEAINVQEVNDLMDALEKGCKLTVIDIRANISAAKASRFMMIRPGTDYAFNLAVIHELINKQLYDERFVSRYVEGFKALEQFVTPYTPEWAEKETGIEAATLRSFVAELVEASPSVIWHPGWMTARYKDSFYICRSIYIINALLGSYGAKGGLPFVSKPADVGINGLKSFRDLYPAPDEKRADGVGWKYTHFEKGPGLTHLTFKAIEEQAPYPIKAYIAYRHDPLMGYPDPDRLRQIWDKLDLLVSVTFSWSDTAWYSDVVLPLSTYLERESIIATKDELKPYFFVRKRAVAPRYDSLADWEIISGLARRMDLPDLVFDRVEDLWNFQLKDTGITIENFNAEGLVNLTDKAVYKHFEDYKFGTDSGKLEIISKNLEENGQPSLKPYKSPASPKAGEYRLTFGRCAIHTQGHTVNNPLLNEQMSENTLWINTAEAQKLNISDRDIVTVSQNGYSETIRAQVTDHIHPEAVFVIHGFGHRIKAESRAFGKGLADNKFMAGGLDIWDKAGGAVAYQEHFVTVSKR; from the coding sequence ATGACCAAAGAATCGGTGTTCAGTGTCTGTGGCATGTGTACGGTACGCTGTCCCATCCAGGTGGAAGTTGAAAACGGCCAGGTCGAATTTATTTCAGGCAACCCCCATGTCCCGGCCATGAAGGGAGCCGTTTGCCCGAGGGGTGCGGCGGGAACAGCGCTCCTCAACGACAGTGAACGACCCCAGACGCCTTTAATTCGTGCAGGTGAGCGTGGGGAAGGTAAATGGCGCAACGTCGGCTGGGACGAGGCACTGGATTATGTGGCAGAAAAACTTAACCGGATTAAGGATGAATACGGGGCCCGGGCCATCTCATTTTCCGACAGGGGCGGGCCGTTCAGGGATATGCACCGGGCCTTCCTTAAAGGTCTTGGCACCCCCAACTACAACAACCACGACTCTTCCTGTGCCAGAAATGTCCAGCATGCAGCGCGCTCCTTGACCGGCATGGGCAGAAAAGCCGTCGCCTACGACTTTAAAAATGCAAAGCACGTCGTGCTTCAGTTCAGAAATATCTTTGAAGCCATCAATGTCCAGGAGGTCAACGACCTTATGGATGCCCTGGAGAAAGGCTGTAAGCTCACGGTAATCGATATCCGGGCCAATATATCCGCAGCCAAGGCCAGCCGGTTCATGATGATCCGCCCCGGCACCGACTATGCCTTTAACCTGGCCGTCATTCATGAACTCATCAACAAGCAGCTCTATGATGAACGCTTTGTCAGCCGCTATGTAGAAGGATTCAAGGCGCTTGAACAATTTGTTACCCCGTATACGCCTGAATGGGCTGAAAAAGAAACCGGCATTGAAGCCGCCACGCTTCGCAGCTTTGTAGCGGAACTGGTAGAGGCCTCACCATCGGTGATCTGGCATCCGGGCTGGATGACGGCAAGATACAAAGACTCCTTTTATATCTGCCGCTCCATCTACATCATCAACGCCCTTTTGGGCAGCTATGGGGCCAAAGGCGGCCTTCCCTTTGTATCGAAGCCGGCTGATGTTGGGATAAACGGGTTAAAATCATTCAGGGATCTTTATCCCGCCCCTGATGAAAAACGTGCCGACGGCGTGGGCTGGAAATACACCCACTTTGAAAAAGGCCCGGGGCTGACGCATTTGACGTTCAAGGCCATTGAAGAACAGGCGCCATACCCCATTAAGGCCTACATTGCCTACCGCCATGATCCGCTCATGGGTTATCCCGACCCGGACCGGTTGCGGCAGATATGGGACAAGCTGGACCTACTGGTTTCAGTCACGTTCTCATGGTCGGACACGGCCTGGTATTCAGATGTGGTCCTGCCGCTTTCCACCTACCTTGAGCGTGAAAGTATCATTGCCACAAAAGATGAATTGAAGCCGTACTTTTTTGTCCGAAAACGGGCAGTGGCACCCAGGTATGACTCCCTGGCGGACTGGGAGATCATCTCAGGCCTTGCCCGCCGCATGGACCTGCCGGACCTGGTCTTTGACCGGGTGGAAGACCTGTGGAATTTTCAGCTCAAGGATACCGGTATTACTATTGAAAATTTCAATGCCGAGGGGCTGGTGAATCTAACAGACAAAGCGGTGTATAAACACTTTGAAGATTACAAATTTGGAACCGATTCCGGTAAACTTGAAATCATTTCCAAAAACCTTGAAGAGAACGGCCAGCCCTCTTTGAAACCCTATAAATCGCCGGCATCCCCAAAGGCGGGTGAGTACAGGTTGACATTCGGCAGATGCGCCATTCACACCCAAGGTCACACCGTAAACAATCCCCTGTTAAACGAACAGATGTCGGAAAACACCTTGTGGATCAACACGGCCGAGGCCCAAAAACTTAACATATCAGACAGGGACATTGTCACCGTGAGCCAGAACGGTTACTCGGAAACTATCCGGGCCCAGGTCACTGACCATATCCACCCGGAAGCCGTCTTTGTAATCCACGGATTTGGCCATCGCATTAAGGCCGAGAGCCGGGCATTCGGCAAAGGCCTTGCCGACAACAAATTCATGGCAGGCGGCCTGGATATCTGGGATAAAGCCGGCGGTGCCGTTGCCTACCAGGAGCACTTTGTTACGGTGTCCAAAAGATAG
- the cfa gene encoding cyclopropane fatty acyl phospholipid synthase — translation MRNQNTKESINKLLKLAGITVNGSNPYDIQIKNDQFYQRLIHEPALGLGEAYMDNWWECHALDQFMAKVLHANLAELLKKEWRIQWNTLKSKLFNQQSSRRAFMVGQIHYDIGNELYQSMLDKHMQYTCGYWKDATTLDQAQEAKLELVCRKLKLEPGMKVLELGCGFGGFAHYAATKYGVDVTGYTVSKEQAKFGKELCQGLPVDIRLADYRTAGGEYDRVVSIGLMEHVGYKNYGTYMKLTNRLLKDDGIALVHTIGSNASCSACNSWTAKYIFPNGMLPSIAQLGKAMEKQFVMEDWHNFGEDYDKTLMAWHENFKKAWPTLKDNYSDRFYRMWEYYLLSCAGGFRSRSMQLWQIVMTKQGTSAPCCRII, via the coding sequence ATGAGAAATCAGAATACAAAGGAATCCATCAACAAATTATTGAAACTTGCCGGCATCACTGTTAACGGAAGCAATCCCTACGACATTCAGATTAAAAATGATCAGTTTTACCAGCGGTTGATCCATGAACCTGCCCTGGGTCTTGGTGAAGCCTATATGGATAACTGGTGGGAGTGCCACGCCCTGGATCAGTTCATGGCAAAAGTGTTGCACGCAAATCTTGCGGAATTATTAAAAAAAGAGTGGCGGATCCAATGGAATACTTTAAAGTCAAAGCTTTTTAATCAACAGTCTTCCAGGCGTGCGTTCATGGTGGGTCAAATCCATTATGATATCGGCAATGAGCTTTACCAGAGCATGCTGGACAAACACATGCAATATACCTGCGGATACTGGAAAGATGCCACCACCCTTGATCAAGCCCAGGAGGCGAAACTTGAGCTGGTCTGCCGGAAATTAAAACTTGAGCCCGGCATGAAAGTACTTGAGCTGGGATGCGGTTTTGGTGGGTTTGCCCACTATGCGGCAACAAAGTACGGCGTTGACGTGACCGGATACACCGTCTCCAAAGAGCAGGCTAAATTTGGAAAAGAGCTGTGCCAAGGGCTTCCCGTTGACATCCGGCTGGCAGATTACAGAACCGCCGGCGGAGAATATGATCGGGTGGTCTCGATTGGTTTAATGGAGCATGTGGGGTATAAAAATTATGGTACTTACATGAAATTGACCAACCGGTTGCTGAAGGATGACGGCATTGCACTGGTTCATACCATCGGTAGTAATGCCAGTTGTTCTGCATGCAACTCATGGACGGCAAAATATATTTTCCCCAATGGCATGCTTCCTTCCATTGCCCAGCTGGGAAAAGCCATGGAGAAACAATTTGTCATGGAGGACTGGCATAACTTTGGAGAGGACTACGATAAAACATTAATGGCATGGCACGAAAATTTCAAAAAAGCGTGGCCCACCCTTAAAGATAACTACAGCGATCGCTTTTATCGCATGTGGGAGTATTATTTATTAAGCTGTGCCGGAGGATTTCGGTCGCGATCCATGCAGTTATGGCAAATTGTGATGACTAAACAGGGGACTTCAGCGCCCTGCTGCCGCATTATATAG
- a CDS encoding NAD(P)/FAD-dependent oxidoreductase, whose translation MIEEKIIIVGGGPAGAACAWKLKQRGITPLVLDKYSFPRPKVCAGWVTPDVFRLLEFQGGDYPYTISQFDRIHFHMFGIKIPVPTRQYAVRRYEFDAWMISRACVPVHTHCVKNITRKNGFYIIDDQYRCRYLIGAGGTHCPVYKTFFAQKRSRPSKSLIVAVEKEYSCDILHNQCHLWFFDHGLPGYAWYVPKGNNWLNIGIGGKFHRMKQRGQNIMEQWHHFTKALQKKGFIGENPPRPKGHSYYFQHGPKKYHQDNAFIIGDAAGLSTLDMGEGIHGAVLSGIRVADAIVENKPFLLPHLARFSLPKILLPN comes from the coding sequence ATGATTGAGGAGAAGATCATTATCGTCGGAGGCGGTCCTGCCGGTGCCGCCTGTGCCTGGAAACTGAAGCAACGGGGCATCACGCCCCTGGTGCTCGATAAATATTCGTTTCCCCGTCCCAAGGTGTGTGCGGGATGGGTAACCCCGGACGTATTTAGGCTTCTTGAATTCCAAGGTGGTGATTATCCCTACACCATCAGTCAATTTGACCGAATTCATTTTCATATGTTTGGAATAAAGATTCCTGTACCCACCCGTCAATATGCTGTCAGACGATATGAATTTGATGCCTGGATGATCTCCCGCGCCTGTGTTCCGGTTCACACCCATTGCGTAAAGAATATCACCCGGAAAAACGGCTTTTATATCATTGACGACCAGTATCGATGCCGGTATCTCATCGGTGCCGGCGGTACCCATTGCCCGGTTTACAAGACTTTTTTTGCTCAAAAGCGCTCTCGTCCTTCCAAGTCCCTCATTGTTGCCGTCGAAAAGGAATATTCATGTGATATTCTCCATAATCAGTGCCATTTGTGGTTTTTTGATCATGGACTGCCCGGGTATGCCTGGTATGTTCCCAAGGGGAATAACTGGTTAAACATCGGCATTGGCGGAAAATTCCACAGAATGAAACAACGGGGACAGAACATTATGGAACAGTGGCATCATTTTACAAAGGCCCTTCAAAAAAAAGGGTTCATAGGGGAAAACCCACCCCGCCCCAAAGGTCACAGCTACTATTTCCAGCATGGTCCGAAAAAATACCACCAGGACAATGCCTTCATCATCGGAGACGCGGCAGGACTCTCCACCCTGGATATGGGAGAGGGGATTCATGGCGCTGTGTTAAGCGGTATCCGTGTGGCAGATGCCATTGTAGAAAATAAACCGTTTCTTTTGCCACACCTGGCAAGGTTCAGCCTGCCGAAAATACTGCTGCCTAACTGA
- a CDS encoding cupin domain-containing protein, which produces MNHPIIKMKPIDLIEHPEGGRYREVFRSSHTVSKYDGTTRPALTHIYFSLNPKEISRFHKVTSDEIWNLYQGEGVHLFLWDETDTPPQCVTLSARDNCFCHVVPAGTWQAAAPISETVLVGCSVAPGFEFSDFTLMTYESQAAQKLISLAPELAGYILK; this is translated from the coding sequence ATGAATCATCCAATTATAAAGATGAAGCCCATTGATCTCATAGAACATCCGGAAGGCGGCAGGTATCGTGAAGTTTTCAGATCCTCCCACACAGTATCTAAATATGACGGGACGACCAGACCAGCCTTAACCCATATCTATTTCTCATTAAATCCCAAAGAGATCAGCCGATTTCATAAAGTGACATCAGATGAAATCTGGAATCTTTATCAGGGAGAGGGTGTCCATTTATTTCTGTGGGATGAAACAGACACACCGCCTCAATGTGTCACGTTGTCAGCCCGGGACAACTGTTTTTGCCATGTTGTCCCCGCAGGCACCTGGCAGGCAGCCGCACCCATTTCAGAAACGGTGCTGGTCGGCTGTTCAGTCGCACCCGGTTTTGAATTTTCGGATTTTACGCTTATGACATACGAATCCCAAGCGGCACAAAAACTTATTTCATTAGCCCCGGAACTGGCCGGATATATTCTCAAATAA